In Mangifera indica cultivar Alphonso unplaced genomic scaffold, CATAS_Mindica_2.1 Un_0007, whole genome shotgun sequence, a single window of DNA contains:
- the LOC123205477 gene encoding DNA gyrase subunit B, chloroplastic/mitochondrial-like yields MARLLVKTPYLYLRIFMASGCFSACNSHCFPALFSKPRINVPVRRVSNQVWIGKNVFPPRAFMSSSITTEAFKESPSSKPYGSEQIQVLEGLEAVRKRPAMYIGSTGPRGLHHLVYEILDNAVDEAQAGYASKIEVALLPDNSVSITDNGRGIPADLHPVTNKSALETVLTVLHAGGKFGGSSSGYSVSGGLHGVGLSVVNALSEKLEVTVWREGMEYQQKYSRGKPITTLACHVLPVDSEDCQGTRIRFWPDKEVFSDAIQFDYNTIAGRIRELAFLNPKLTITLRKEDMDPQKNLYNEYFYGGGLVEYVKWLNAEKKPLHEVVGFRKEVDGVTIDLALQWCSDAYSDTMLGYANSIRTVDGGTHIDGVKASLTRTLNNLGKKSKIVKDKDISLSGEHVREGLTCIISVKVPNPEFEGQTKTRLGNPEVRKVVDQSVQEYLTEFLELHPDVLDSILSKSLSALKAALAAKRARDLVRQKSVLRSSSLPGKLADCSSTNPEESEIFIVEGDSAGGSAKQGRDRRFQAILPLRGKILNVERKDEAAMYKNEEIQNLIRALGLGVKGEDFKKEALRYHKIIILTDADVDGAHIRTLLLTFFYRYQKALYDEGCIYVGVPPFYKVEMGKQVHYCYDDAELKKLRSSFSSNVSYNIQRFKGLGEMMPAQLWETTLDPQQRLLKQLVVEDAAEANVVFSSLMGARVDTRKELIQNSANLISLDQLDI; encoded by the exons ATGGCGCGTCTTCTTGTAAAAACTCCTTATTTATATCTTCGTATTTTTATGGCCTCTGGATGTTTCTCCGCTTGTAACTCTCACTGCTTCCCCGCGCTCTTCTCCAAGCCGAG AATAAATGTTCCGGTGAGGAGGGtttcaaatcaagtttggaTAGGAAAAAATGTTTTCCCACCGAGGGCATTCATGTCGTCTTCTATTACAACTGAAGCTTTTAAAGAAAGCCCCAGCTCAAAGCCTTATGGTTCCGAACAGATACAG GTTCTTGAAGGCTTAGAGGCTGTTAGGAAAAGGCCAGCTATGTACATTGGAAGCACAGGACCTCGTGGTTTGCATCATTTG GTTTATGAAATATTGGACAATGCTGTTGATGAGGCCCAAGCAGGGTATGCTTCAAAAATTGAAGTTGCATTGCTTCCAGATAATTCTGTGAGCATCACCGACAATGGTCGTGGG ATTCCTGCTGACTTGCATCCTGTGACAAACAAATCTGCCTTGGAGACTGTATTGACG GTCTTACATGCTGGTGGAAAATTTGGTGGTTCTAGTAGTGGTTATAGTGTATCTGGTGGATTACATGGTGTGGGTTTGTCTGTTGTCAATGCCTTATCTGAG AAATTAGAAGTTACTGTTTGGCGTGAAGGAATGGAATACCAGCAAAAATATTCTCGTGGGAAGCCCATCACAACGCTGGCATGTCATGTGCTGCCTGTTGACTCAGAGGATTGCCAGGGGACACGCATAAGATTTTGGCCTGATAAAGAAG TTTTCAGCGATGCTATTCAATTTGACTACAATACAATAGCTGGAAGGATCAGAGAGCTTGCTTTTTTAAACCCGAAG CTTACAATCACTCTTAGGAAGGAGGACATGGACCCACAGAAGAACCTATATAATGAATATTTCTATGGAGGAGGTTTGGTGGAATATGTGAAATGGTTAAATGCTGAAAag AAACCACTTCATGAAGTTGTGGGCTTTAGAAAGGAAGTAGATGGAGTTACAATTGATTTAGCTCTACAGTG GTGTTCTGATGCATATTCAGATACGATGCTGGGGTATGCTAACAGCATACGTACTGTTGATGGTGGCACACATATTGATGGTGTTAAGGCTTCATTGACAAGAACTCTCAATAATCTAGGGAAGAAATCAAAAATTGTCAAG GATAAGGATATTAGTTTAAGCGGTGAACACGTAAGGGAGGGATTGACATGCATTATCTCAGTCAAAGTTCCAAATCCGGAGTTTGAAGGGCAAACAAAG ACAAGGTTGGGAAATCCAGAGGTGCGGAAAGTGGTTGATCAGTCTGTTCAGGAGTACCTTACTGAATTTTTGGAGTTGCATCCAGATGTACTTGACTCAATCCTTTCTAAGTCTTTAAGTGCTCTCAAG GCGGCTCTGGCAGCAAAGAGGGCAAGGGACTTGGTGAGGCAAAAGAGTGTATTGCGGTCATCATCTCTTCCAGGAAAATTGGCTGATTGCTCATCCACAAATCCTGAAGAATCTG aaatttttattgttgaagGGGATTCTGCTGGTGGAAGTGCAAAACAAGGCCGTGATAGACGCTTTCAG GCTATTCTGCCTTTGAGAGGAAAGATTTTGAATGTTGAGAGAAAAGATGAGGCAGCAATGTACAAGAATgaagaaattcaaaatctaaTTCGTGCTCTTGGACTTGGAGTTAAA GGAGAAGATTTTAAAAAAGAGGCTCTACGTTatcacaaaatcatcattttgacAGATGCTGATGTAGATGGTGCTCATATCCGAACTTTGCTATTGACATTTTTCTACAGATATCAG AAAGCCTTATATGATGAAGGTTGCATTTACGTTGGAGTTCCACCTTTTTACAAG GTTGAGATGGGAAAGCAAGTACATTACTGCTATGATGATGCAGAACTAAAGAAGCTCCGGAGTTCCTTCTCATCAAATGTTTCATACAATATTCAGAGATTCAAGG GATTGGGAGAGATGATGCCTGCACAACTGTGGGAAACAACGTTGGACCCACAACAAAGACTGCTGAAGCAACTGGTGGTTGAGGATGCAGCAGAAGCAAATGTTGTTTTCTCCTCCCTTATGGGTGCCCGG GTCGACACTCGGAAGGAACTCATCCAGAATTCTGCAAACTTGATTAGTCTGGATCAGCTTGATATTTAG